From the Astatotilapia calliptera chromosome 6, fAstCal1.2, whole genome shotgun sequence genome, one window contains:
- the LOC113023534 gene encoding uncharacterized protein CXorf40 homolog, whose amino-acid sequence MAVQVPCLLFRQPYAGLVLDGVKTVESRWRPLLAPLENQTLAVHVAQRDWEGLEWWAVLSGLLGMDSAQIEALLESGERFGRGVVAGLVDVGQTWLCPASLQGKDLQCLEQSAVLIGLQEKHLTNLSNPRWLKAPLRALGGRDLWTIEIPAKLFP is encoded by the exons ATGGCGGTGCAGGTGCCGTGCCTGTTGTTCCGGCAGCCGTATGCCGGCCTGGTTCTGGACGGGGTAAAGACGGTGGAGAGCCGCTGGAGGCCGCTGCTCGCTCCACTGGAGAACCAGACGCTGGCGGTCCACGTGGCTCAGCGTGACTGGGAGGGGTTGGAGTGGTGGGCGGTGCTAAGCGGCCTGCTGGGGATGGACAGCGCTCAGATTGAGGCACTTCTGGAGTCCGGGGAGCGGTTCGGCCGCGGCGTGGTGGCAG GATTGGTGGATGTGGGCCAGACCTGGCTTTGCCCCGCCTCCCTCCAGGGGAAGGACCTACAGTGCCTGGAGCAGTCGGCCGTGCTGATTGGTCTGCAGGAGAAGCACCTGACTAACCTGTCCAACCCTCGCTGGCTGAAGGCCCCACTGAGAGCTCTGGGAGGTCGCGACCTCTGGACCATAGAGATCCCAGCAAAACTGTTCCCGTGA